The segment ATATGGTTACGAGACATTTAATGCTAAAGACTATAGTGGTAATGAAGTTGTACTTGGTATTTCAATAAATGGTATTATGGTTGTATCATCAACTGAACAACCAACACAATTTTATACATGGACAGACATTCGTAATGTTactcatgataaaaaaaaatttaaaataaagtgtTCGTCAGTTAATGATGAAACTAaacgatttatttttgatgaatcaaaaaatgCCACGTACATGTGGAGGCTTTGTATTGCTCAGCATACATTTTACATGCAATTTCAAGATACAAGTCTTTGTGAAAGACTAACAACTTATTTTGTAAGTTTAAATTGAAGTTGATagttaaacaattaaacaacagtttcttcattaattaaatttttcttattaatatttttaggaCAGTGATACAAATGACTCGAGTGAACCAACAACATCAGTTAATCTTGAAAATAGAAATCAAGATTGCAATTGGACAAGTtgcaatgatttatcatcatcaccatatCCACCAGCAACCACACTATCAGCAGCTGAAATGGAAAATTTACGAGCACTACTTCCATCATATAGACCAGCACCAGATTACGAAACAGCTGTACAAATGAAATACAATGAATGTATTAATGAAGAACCGCAGCCTTATTATGCAAATCAATCAACAATTGAAGATGCTGAATTAAATGGCCTTCTTGGTAATGCCACCAATCAAAatagatattaaaataaatattaaacaaaaaaaaaaaaatattttataaattgagataatttaaaatcaatctATACacctatatttttaattaattaattaattgaataaacaaatatattttatttaaacataaatacatttatgtaataaaaaacaaatttattattttttttttcctattttatttgctaattgcaataacaatatttttttttttttttgattaatttaactatacaaaaattaatttatctatttttcacGATTAACAACAAGTTCACTTATGTCAATGAGTCCTTTTTGATATGGACTATCAACAAGACTACGTGCAAGTTTAATTGCTTCATCACAATGTTTTTGTGCAAgatattttgtttgttcaaGTCCTTGTGATTTATTAACAAGTTCAAATGCACGTTCAACATCACCAGGTTCTTGAAAACGACGCATAATCATTGGATCTAATTCTGGATATTGTTCACATGCAAAAAGTACTGGAGCTGTTGCTAAACCAAGTTTTAAATCAGCAGCTGTTGGTTTACCCATTTTATCAGATGACGAAACAAAATCAAGATGATCATCAATCAATTGAAATGCTAAACCAATATTTCTTCCATAATTATATGCAATATCAGCTAATTTTTCATCAGCACCACCAAGCATTGCAACTGATTTAGCACCATTTGCTATGAGACTTGCTGTTTTTCTATATGTTTTACTAAGATAATGTTTAAATCTTTCagtttcattttcttttgatcCAAGTTGCATTAATTCACCTTGTACTAAATCTGTGATAACCTTACTAAGTGTAAGTGttacatcatcattttttaaacgtGCTTTCATTATTGATGcaattgctaaaataaaattaccagccattgttacttttttttgactcCATACAATATTTGCTGATGCTTTACCACGACGTGTATCTGATTGATCAATAACATCATCATGAATTAATGATGCACAATGTATCATTTCAACAATCATTGCAACTTGTCgttgtgatgataataattcatctctattattatgatgacaATTAATAGCACGTGACATTAATATAGTTATCATTGGACGAAATGCTTTTCCATGaccatcaaaataatatgttgATATTTGTTTTAGCTCTTcaacatttgtattatttattaattcttttttaatatcatcataaaAACCTTTTAAATCATCACTCAAAAGATTATTCAAGTCTACATGTGTCTCTTGTTGTGATCCAGGTTGTTGTATTTGCATTGATCTTGTTtttagatttatatttttattatcaacttgtgttattatattttttttataattatgtaaAAGACTAGTCATCTGATGATGACAACACTTTTGATAAAAACCTCTTCGTTGAAGTTCAACAACATGATCAGAATGttgacataatttttcaatttgagcaCATAATCTACTTGATCTTCTTATACACGCCATAGCACCAAAACAAttttaactattaattttttaaaatgttttttatgttttttttttgtttttagttaGATCTAACCCTCACTCACCACCGACATGACACACTAATTGTACACATAAACCTCCCCCCAAAGTCcccaccattttttttttttttttaactctatTTAAAGAacctactactactactactgctactactactattataataataatataatagttaaaagataaaaaaactaatgaaaataaatgttttaaattattttttattaattttgaatcgACTGTAATAGAGATTCAGGCTCTGGTTTTTCAGCAATTGCATGAATTTCAACTCCATATTGTTTTAATGTCTCACCAGTAACTTCACCAATTGCAacaaatttcatatttttaattaaattatgtttttcagcaatgttcataataaatttaacaattgatggactaaaaaatataaatatttgttctgtatcattgacaatatttaacaaatcattTTCTAATGTTTCTGATGGAAGTGTATTgtatgatataattttatcaaatgcaataccttcattttcaaaaactaaTTGTATTGTATCACGTGCAATTGCACTACACGGATATAaaattggtttattattatttttatgaatttgagttattaatttagctAAATCATGAGCATTACCACAATGAGAACCAACacaattttctaatttaagtaaatttttagctgTTGTTTCAGTTGATGGTCCAACACAATATGCTGGATGTTGTTTccaaaaattatgtatactatcattttctttaattGCTCGATGAACTGCTTCAACAGCTCTTGGACTAGTAAATACAAAacctaggaaaaaaaaaaataaatataaatgtcaaaaaaaaatgatatgattattgattgaaaaagcTAACAAGTACCAGAATATGCATCAGTCTTttgtaaacaattattaagtttatcagtatttacaaataaaaatgataatgaagataatattttacaattaaatccAGCAGCTGTAAatatttgtgtatatttttcaaggCTAATGGTTTTACCACTTAAACCTTTACAAAATACAACGTCTTTACAAcacattgttattgttttgaCAACTCAAATAAACAACTAAAACGTAACCTGAAACCTTTAAAATAACAGCTgatcatcataatcattttttttttctttacacatttattatttattggtaaaatgagataatttattttcaaagctGTACACAAGtaacaatgattatttattgtaaacttcaaattattttatttccatgagaattataaaaaaataggattattaaattactaaaTGATAatgagaaaatgaaaaaaaaaaaaaagcataatgCAAAAATTTTTCCAGCAAATTATGCAATAAAAAGTGATCTtcatttgatgaataatatttttaacttgctGTCAATTATTGAGAGttggtaatttaattaaattgattattgatttatttttttttttcattgttcagATACTTCTTCAAGACGTCTAATGACTTTTTTATAGTCTTCCTCTAGTGAACGATATTCTTTTTCAAGTGATTGAATACGTTGTTCTGGTGGTGGAATTGCAACATTACCAAGTGATTCCAATTTCTTCATATCTTGAAGACCACGTTTGTATGGACTATTTAAACGTTTTTTAACATCCAATCTGTAATCTCTGTATTCTTGTTCATTTGACAAATCAGTCATTTGTAAtcttaaaatttcataaatacgTCTTGATTgtctcttatttattttaaatttatctcttGCTTCATTGATCATATCTTTATTAAATCCTTGAACAAGTAATTGTCTTGAAAAACTTGGTAGCTTCATACAATTAATAGCATCAACATAATCTCTAACTCTTTGAAATTCAATTGCTGGATCTTCAACAGTTATATCTTTAACTTCATTTGATCCTATATATTGACGATAAATTGCTCTTAAAAGATTTGCACAAAGACCAAGTTTTTGAAATGGTGGTAATATTAATACTTGTGCAATACGTGGTCTTGTATGATTTGGATATGCATAGTATTGATAAACTGTTGCAAAACCAATAGTAGCATAACGTTGTTGACCAgatgttgtaaatttttcatacatattaaaataatgccattgatcatcatcaacatcaatgaAACTTGCTGCATCAATGTAccataaaataaacatttgtaAACGATCATGATATTCCTTGAATCCTTGACATGTCATATCAGCTTTATAAACTTCAAACTGACGATTGTTTCCattatctaaataattattaaataatataattgttattcaaattttttattacttataaattatataattgcttttattatttatttaccatttACTGTGAATGAATGCAATAGTTCACCACAaggtttaaatttttcatcttttgatAATGCCTTGACAAATGCATCCAAATTATCATAAACAGGTGGTGTCAATTTAGCCATTAATTTTGGAAATACATCATCTGgttcaacatcatcaatttcacctttttgtaatttttcagtGTACTTCATACCAAGATACGTTTCAAGTGAACCTGCTGAATAATACAACTGAACTTGTAGATCTTTATATCCAAAAATTGTTTCactgtcaagaaaaaaaaaacaaacaattaattattgttaataataattattaatagatatattattaaaataataaataaatatttatacctgTCTCCAAATACTTGATGAGACATTTCAGGGCTAAATGAAGTATCATCATCCTCAAGATCATCCTCCTtacgaattaattttatatccaaAGCTTCATTGCTGTCAATGACATATGGCTTCAAACGAGTTTCCATTGGATCATCCATGATTTTTctaacataataattaatgacaataaaattaatttataaaaccgacaacacaattttattgttggcTTTTtgtaacaacaatattaacaatatactAACAAGCAAGCTGCGTAacctcaaataaataaataaataattataattaaacaaattaagtaaatattattttgtttaaaattatttaaattattaattatgaattataatttatgacTTACctattatttcttttgatgacaagataaatttgttttagaAAATAGATATAAACACACAAAAATTATTCTGATATGTTGGcgccaaaataaataattctgtaTTGTCAATTTCAACGTTTTGAGAATTGAGGGGGGTAaagtttgtttattgttattatatacaattgttgttgttattgtattgatgataaaacaaatttaaaaaaaaaaaagctcatacaGCCATCTGTTTatctttttgataatatagAAATTTGCTGCACTGTCATCTACCGTTATGACactataattttgataataatttttttttttttgcgaatTACACCCAGGGGAGGAGGGGGGCGCGAATTACGTCATGACTCGTATCAGCGTATCAGATTACTTATCTGTCAAAAATCACGCTTTTCATGGATAGAAGATGTTCTCTATCTCTCTTCTGTGTGTgtaagcatattttttttatttttgttttttttttaatttaaaaaaaaaaataaaacgtcagCCATTGCTAAAGTATCTaatcgattaatttttttatttattttttatttttaatattttatttatttcatagaGTAAATAACTACTTAGTACATAGAGAAAATTGAGTAATTTTGTGTGACTTGATTGAAAACAATAGTGgagtaaattcaaaaaaaaaaaaaaaatatatgttgtgAATAATGAATTCAGAG is part of the Aphidius gifuensis isolate YNYX2018 linkage group LG1, ASM1490517v1, whole genome shotgun sequence genome and harbors:
- the LOC122857950 gene encoding all trans-polyprenyl-diphosphate synthase PDSS1-like gives rise to the protein MACIRRSSRLCAQIEKLCQHSDHVVELQRRGFYQKCCHHQMTSLLHNYKKNIITQVDNKNINLKTRSMQIQQPGSQQETHVDLNNLLSDDLKGFYDDIKKELINNTNVEELKQISTYYFDGHGKAFRPMITILMSRAINCHHNNRDELLSSQRQVAMIVEMIHCASLIHDDVIDQSDTRRGKASANIVWSQKKVTMAGNFILAIASIMKARLKNDDVTLTLSKVITDLVQGELMQLGSKENETERFKHYLSKTYRKTASLIANGAKSVAMLGGADEKLADIAYNYGRNIGLAFQLIDDHLDFVSSSDKMGKPTAADLKLGLATAPVLFACEQYPELDPMIMRRFQEPGDVERAFELVNKSQGLEQTKYLAQKHCDEAIKLARSLVDSPYQKGLIDISELVVNREK
- the LOC122857966 gene encoding uroporphyrinogen-III synthase-like, coding for MCCKDVVFCKGLSGKTISLEKYTQIFTAAGFNCKILSSLSFLFVNTDKLNNCLQKTDAYSGFVFTSPRAVEAVHRAIKENDSIHNFWKQHPAYCVGPSTETTAKNLLKLENCVGSHCGNAHDLAKLITQIHKNNNKPILYPCSAIARDTIQLVFENEGIAFDKIISYNTLPSETLENDLLNIVNDTEQIFIFFSPSIVKFIMNIAEKHNLIKNMKFVAIGEVTGETLKQYGVEIHAIAEKPEPESLLQSIQN
- the LOC122857957 gene encoding histone acetyltransferase type B catalytic subunit, whose product is MDDPMETRLKPYVIDSNEALDIKLIRKEDDLEDDDTSFSPEMSHQVFGDSETIFGYKDLQVQLYYSAGSLETYLGMKYTEKLQKGEIDDVEPDDVFPKLMAKLTPPVYDNLDAFVKALSKDEKFKPCGELLHSFTVNDNGNNRQFEVYKADMTCQGFKEYHDRLQMFILWYIDAASFIDVDDDQWHYFNMYEKFTTSGQQRYATIGFATVYQYYAYPNHTRPRIAQVLILPPFQKLGLCANLLRAIYRQYIGSNEVKDITVEDPAIEFQRVRDYVDAINCMKLPSFSRQLLVQGFNKDMINEARDKFKINKRQSRRIYEILRLQMTDLSNEQEYRDYRLDVKKRLNSPYKRGLQDMKKLESLGNVAIPPPEQRIQSLEKEYRSLEEDYKKVIRRLEEVSEQ